A single window of Pseudarthrobacter psychrotolerans DNA harbors:
- the galU gene encoding UTP--glucose-1-phosphate uridylyltransferase GalU, with translation MTTTQQTVRKAVIPAAGLGTRFLPATKAMPKEMLPVVDKPAIQYVVEEAVNVGLNDILMITGRNKRALEDHFDRVPSLEDTLEAKGDLAKLESIQAASNLGDIHYVRQGDPNGLGHAVLRAKQHVGNEPFAVLLGDDLIDARDELLSTMIEVQAKTGGSVVALIEVEPSQISAYGCADVQAIDGEDYVRINKLVEKPDVDDAPSNLAVIGRYVLHPAVFDVLEHTGPGRGGEIQLTDALQELAAGEGEGYGVYGVVFRGRRYDTGDKLSYLKACVQLAIDSDDLGPGLREWLPVFTAGLAK, from the coding sequence GTGACTACCACTCAGCAGACAGTACGCAAGGCCGTTATTCCCGCTGCCGGACTCGGTACCAGGTTCCTGCCGGCCACAAAAGCCATGCCCAAGGAAATGCTCCCGGTGGTGGACAAGCCGGCCATCCAGTACGTGGTTGAAGAGGCTGTCAATGTCGGACTAAACGACATCCTGATGATCACGGGACGCAACAAGCGTGCCCTGGAGGACCACTTCGACAGGGTTCCGTCGTTGGAGGACACCTTGGAAGCCAAGGGCGACCTGGCCAAACTTGAGTCCATCCAGGCAGCCAGCAACCTCGGTGACATCCACTACGTCCGCCAGGGTGACCCCAACGGCCTGGGTCACGCAGTCCTGCGTGCAAAGCAGCATGTCGGCAACGAACCGTTTGCCGTCCTCCTGGGCGATGACCTGATCGATGCGCGGGACGAACTCCTCAGCACCATGATCGAAGTCCAGGCCAAGACCGGCGGATCCGTGGTGGCCCTCATCGAGGTGGAACCCTCCCAGATCAGTGCCTACGGCTGTGCCGATGTGCAGGCCATCGACGGTGAAGATTACGTCAGGATCAACAAGCTCGTCGAAAAGCCCGACGTCGACGATGCGCCCTCAAACCTGGCCGTCATCGGCCGGTACGTCCTCCACCCGGCAGTTTTTGACGTGCTGGAGCACACCGGCCCGGGCCGGGGCGGGGAGATCCAGTTGACCGACGCCCTGCAGGAACTGGCAGCCGGCGAAGGCGAAGGGTACGGAGTTTACGGCGTCGTCTTCCGGGGCCGCCGTTACGACACCGGCGATAAGCTCAGCTACCTCAAGGCCTGCGTCCAGCTCGCCATTGACAGCGACGACCTCGGCCCTGGCCTGAGGGAGTGGCTGCCCGTGTTCACAGCCGGTCTCGCTAAATAG
- a CDS encoding 5-formyltetrahydrofolate cyclo-ligase — translation MLEPAGPRLDLGIMASVAALFIPATAVDRDGNRIGQGGGYYDVLLGSLTGAGLEIPFAAIVFDSELLPAGSIPAEDFDRRVPAALTPSGLIRLPDPA, via the coding sequence GTGCTCGAACCTGCCGGACCACGCCTTGACCTCGGCATCATGGCCTCCGTTGCCGCGCTCTTCATCCCCGCCACGGCCGTGGACAGGGACGGCAACCGCATAGGCCAGGGCGGCGGCTACTACGACGTGCTGCTGGGCTCCCTGACGGGAGCCGGCCTGGAGATCCCGTTTGCGGCAATAGTCTTCGATTCCGAACTGCTCCCGGCCGGAAGCATTCCCGCCGAAGACTTTGACCGGCGGGTTCCGGCTGCCCTGACCCCCTCAGGTTTGATCCGGCTGCCCGACCCCGCCTGA
- a CDS encoding FmdB family zinc ribbon protein yields MPTYAYACKDCGHAFDVFQSFTDSTLTSCPECKGALRKKFNSVGVVFKGSGFYRTDSRDAKGSTVSAAPSAPAAAPAPAPATAAAAS; encoded by the coding sequence GTGCCCACTTATGCCTACGCCTGCAAGGATTGCGGCCACGCCTTCGACGTTTTCCAGTCGTTTACGGACAGTACACTGACTTCATGCCCGGAGTGCAAGGGCGCCTTGCGCAAGAAGTTCAACAGCGTTGGTGTGGTCTTCAAGGGTTCCGGTTTCTACCGGACCGACTCCCGGGATGCCAAGGGAAGCACCGTTTCAGCTGCCCCTTCCGCCCCCGCAGCCGCACCGGCGCCCGCACCTGCCACGGCCGCTGCCGCCAGCTGA
- the cpaB gene encoding Flp pilus assembly protein CpaB, translated as MPATLFRSGRGSAPPGRQVRRPLPSARPRGARGHRLLSWLGRNRRLAIALLLSVAAGITVHQLTPPPADTISVLAAARDLPAGTALSATDLTAMKIPPGLLTAGSLSDTSEAAGKQLAAPLRKGQLVTDSLLLGPGLLTGTPPGSAAVPLRMADPSSIQLVSPGQLVNVVLTGANGYDQQSRSEVLASSVPVLWTSGQGGKTGQWLGTGETDGLIVVAAAPEQAARLAGASTQGKLFFVLVGP; from the coding sequence ATGCCCGCTACCCTCTTTCGTTCCGGCCGCGGATCCGCCCCGCCGGGACGCCAGGTCCGCCGCCCGCTCCCGTCAGCACGCCCCCGGGGCGCGCGCGGCCACAGGCTGTTGTCCTGGCTGGGCCGGAACCGGCGTCTTGCGATAGCCCTCCTGCTCAGCGTTGCTGCCGGGATCACGGTCCATCAGCTCACTCCCCCGCCCGCCGATACCATCTCGGTCTTGGCGGCGGCACGGGATCTCCCCGCAGGCACGGCCCTGTCAGCCACGGACCTGACCGCAATGAAAATCCCGCCGGGATTGCTGACCGCCGGGTCCCTGTCCGACACCAGTGAGGCCGCGGGAAAACAACTGGCAGCCCCTTTGCGGAAGGGCCAACTGGTGACGGACTCCCTGCTGCTGGGACCCGGCCTGTTGACCGGCACGCCTCCCGGTTCCGCAGCCGTGCCCTTGAGGATGGCCGATCCTTCCTCCATCCAGCTGGTATCGCCCGGGCAGCTGGTCAACGTTGTGCTGACCGGGGCGAACGGCTACGACCAGCAATCCCGCTCAGAAGTGCTGGCTTCATCCGTTCCGGTTCTCTGGACGTCAGGACAGGGCGGCAAGACGGGTCAGTGGCTGGGCACCGGTGAGACCGACGGACTGATCGTCGTGGCAGCAGCTCCGGAGCAGGCTGCCCGGCTGGCGGGCGCCTCCACCCAGGGCAAGCTGTTTTTTGTCCTGGTGGGACCCTAG
- a CDS encoding IS1182 family transposase has protein sequence MQGRDDGQREILDVEALAGDLLDPGSVFAFLAGNRGRLFPSSMFEDLFPSGRGRPSIPAEVVATVLVLQALNGLSDREAAEAVTFDLRWKAACGFAVTTKAFHPTTLTYWRKRLAASGRPDRIFQAIAAVVAETGVLKSRTRRALDSTVLDDAVARQDTVTQLVAAIRRVGREVPGADMLVPAVCTGYDYTQPGKPRIAWDDPAARDELVSALVTDALALLAAIDTADLEGKAADAVALLALVSGQDVEPAEGSDGTDGRWRIARKTAYDRVISTVDPEARHAHKTQARRQDGFKAHIVIEPDTGIITASALTKASGPGNGDAAVGAELLGKDTTIGPAPVEVLADSAYGTGEMLAAVAAAGHTPVIKPWPLRPAVIGGFTLDDFSVDEAAGTVTCPNNVTRKISPKRNVTFGAACLGCPFRDRCTTARDGKSLTLHPHDALQREHRARAQDPDFAETYRRHRPMVERSIAWLTRGNRRVPYLGVARNNTWLTLRTAGLNLRRMVNLGLANINGTWAIT, from the coding sequence ATGCAGGGTCGTGATGATGGGCAGCGGGAAATCTTGGATGTTGAGGCGCTGGCCGGGGACCTTTTGGACCCAGGCAGCGTCTTCGCGTTTCTGGCTGGGAACCGGGGGAGGTTGTTCCCGTCGTCGATGTTTGAGGACCTGTTCCCGTCGGGCAGGGGCCGGCCCTCGATTCCGGCCGAGGTCGTGGCCACGGTGTTGGTCCTGCAAGCGTTGAACGGGCTCTCGGACCGCGAGGCCGCGGAAGCGGTGACTTTTGATCTGCGCTGGAAAGCGGCCTGCGGGTTCGCCGTGACCACGAAGGCGTTTCATCCGACGACGTTGACGTACTGGCGCAAGCGCCTGGCCGCCAGCGGCCGCCCGGACCGGATTTTCCAGGCCATCGCCGCCGTGGTCGCCGAGACCGGCGTGCTGAAATCCAGGACGCGGCGGGCGCTGGATTCGACCGTCCTCGATGATGCGGTGGCCCGTCAGGACACCGTCACGCAGCTGGTCGCCGCGATCCGCCGGGTCGGCCGGGAGGTGCCCGGCGCGGATATGCTGGTCCCCGCGGTCTGCACCGGCTACGACTACACGCAGCCGGGCAAACCCCGGATCGCCTGGGATGATCCCGCGGCCCGGGACGAGCTGGTCTCCGCCCTGGTCACGGACGCTCTGGCGCTGCTGGCCGCCATCGATACCGCCGATCTGGAAGGCAAAGCCGCGGATGCCGTGGCCCTGCTGGCGCTGGTTTCCGGCCAGGACGTCGAGCCCGCCGAAGGCTCTGACGGTACCGACGGACGATGGCGGATCGCCCGGAAAACCGCCTATGACCGGGTGATCTCCACCGTTGACCCGGAGGCCCGGCACGCCCACAAGACCCAGGCCAGACGCCAGGACGGGTTCAAGGCCCATATCGTGATCGAGCCCGATACCGGGATCATCACCGCGTCCGCCCTGACCAAGGCCTCCGGACCGGGCAACGGCGACGCGGCCGTCGGCGCGGAACTGCTGGGCAAGGACACCACCATCGGGCCGGCGCCGGTGGAAGTGCTCGCCGATTCCGCCTACGGCACCGGAGAGATGCTCGCTGCCGTCGCCGCGGCCGGACACACCCCGGTGATCAAGCCCTGGCCGCTGCGCCCGGCCGTGATCGGCGGGTTCACCCTCGATGACTTCAGCGTCGACGAGGCCGCTGGCACCGTGACCTGCCCAAACAACGTCACCCGGAAGATCAGCCCCAAACGCAACGTCACCTTCGGTGCCGCCTGCCTCGGCTGCCCTTTCAGGGACCGGTGCACCACCGCCCGGGACGGCAAATCCCTGACTCTGCATCCCCATGACGCGCTCCAGCGCGAACACCGGGCCCGAGCCCAGGACCCCGACTTCGCCGAAACCTACCGCCGCCACCGTCCCATGGTCGAACGCTCCATCGCCTGGCTCACCCGCGGTAACCGGCGCGTTCCCTACCTCGGCGTCGCCAGGAACAACACCTGGCTCACCCTGCGCACGGCAGGACTGAACCTGCGCCGGATGGTCAATCTCGGACTTGCCAACATCAACGGGACCTGGGCCATCACCTAG